The nucleotide window tgcttgtctggataTATATCATATCTGAAATCTAGTTTCCTATGGAAGATGAGAAGAACCCTTTAGGGTGCAGTTCTCTATGTTTGGCATGGTAATCAGAATTGATGATAGGCAGGATACTCTGTTCCCACCTTTGCGCTCCAAATCATTTTCAGCATATGTTGCTGATGTTGATTTCAGGTAGACAAGTTGGAATTAACAGCATCCGACAATCTGAACCATCTCAAATGCAGGGGAGGACAGATTATGCCATTGgtctgcaaaaataaaaaataaaaatcaaaccaattgcattttgggttgcatccaaacaaacTCTATATTAGACACTTGAATCCCCCAAGCTTGCTTCCAGAAACTTccagtgtgttttttttttcaaatttatcctcTGAATCTTCGTAGATGAATTTGCAGTTTCATGTCTTACGATGGATATGGGGTAAGTAAATTGCGTAAATTAACCGTAATCTGTCTatgtttctgattttattttatttttttcagattgAAGCTCTGAAAGCCATTGGAGTGACAGAAGTTGTTCTAGCCATCAATTACCAACCAGAGGTAAGAGAAACGAACCTCAACCAAATCATTTTGCAGCTGATTTTCTGTTTTAAAATATTGATGATGTCAAGTCGTGTTTTTGCTTTGCAGGTGATGCTGAACTTCTTGAAGGAATTCGAGAGCAAGCTGGGGATGAAGATCACTTGCTCGCAGGAGAACGAGCCAATGGGCACTGCAGGTCCCCTGGCTCTAGCCAAGGATAAGCTGCTAGATGGTTCCGGTGAGCCTTTCTTCGTACTCAACAGCGATGTTATCAGTGAGTACCCGCTCAGGCAAATGATCGAATTCCACAGAGCTCATGGTGGAGAGGCTTCAATAATGGTAACCAAGGTATAATTGCATATCTATCATTTCTCTATGTGAAACCttcgattttattttttcatcGTGTTCCTAGGGCCCATGTTCAGCTATCCAGGCTGCTGAATTAATAATGGGCATACCCTGAAAAAAAGATCTCCTCAATGGATCTCCCTATATATCCATGGTGGACCCACCAGATCTCCTCAATtattgattctctctctctctctctctctctctattgtttGCTTGTTGATTCTTCAGGGTAGGTCAGAAACCTCCCCTTCTCAAATGGCTTGAATCATAAGAAATTCCATTAACTTGAATAGGTAGATGAACCATCAAAGTACGGCGTCGTGGTCATGGAGGAGAAGACTGGGAAAGTAGAGAAGTTTGTAGAGAAACCGAAGATCTTCGTGGGCAACAAGATTAATGCCGGGATCTACCTGCTGAACCCCTCCGTCATCGACCGGATCCAATTGCGGCCCACTTCGATTGAGAAAGAGGTCTTCCCTAAGATTGCTGCAGAGCAAAAGCTCTATGCAATGGTCTTACCTGGATTCTGGATGGACATTGGGCAGCCAAGGGATTACATCACAGGCCTGGGGTTGTATCTGAACTCCCTCCGGAAGAACTCTCCTTCCCGGCTAGCTGTCGGGCCCCACATTGTGGGGAATGTCCTGGTCCATGAGAGTGCAGTCATTGGGGAGGGCTGCCTGATTGGCCCAGACGTGGCGATCGGGCCGAACTGCGTGGTCGAGTCTGGGGTGAGGCTATCCCGGTGCACGGTCATGCGTGGGGTCCGCATCAAGAAACATGCGTGCATCTCCAGCAGCATCATCGGGTGGCACTCTACGGTGGGGCAGTGGGCCCGTGTCGAGAACATGACCATCCTTGGGGAGGACGTCCACCTATGCGATGAGATATACAGCAATGGTGGGGTTGTGCTGCCCCACAAGGAGATCAAATCCAGCATCCTGAAGCCTGAGATAGTCATGTGAGTGAGAGAGCTTACTTGTGTGCCGGATATTGATAATTC belongs to Magnolia sinica isolate HGM2019 chromosome 8, MsV1, whole genome shotgun sequence and includes:
- the LOC131252785 gene encoding mannose-1-phosphate guanylyltransferase 1-like; translated protein: MILHQIEALKAIGVTEVVLAINYQPEVMLNFLKEFESKLGMKITCSQENEPMGTAGPLALAKDKLLDGSGEPFFVLNSDVISEYPLRQMIEFHRAHGGEASIMVTKVDEPSKYGVVVMEEKTGKVEKFVEKPKIFVGNKINAGIYLLNPSVIDRIQLRPTSIEKEVFPKIAAEQKLYAMVLPGFWMDIGQPRDYITGLGLYLNSLRKNSPSRLAVGPHIVGNVLVHESAVIGEGCLIGPDVAIGPNCVVESGVRLSRCTVMRGVRIKKHACISSSIIGWHSTVGQWARVENMTILGEDVHLCDEIYSNGGVVLPHKEIKSSILKPEIVM